The proteins below come from a single Eubacterium limosum genomic window:
- a CDS encoding LemA family protein — translation MIAIIIIIAIIVILALVVMGSYNGLVKTKNQAEEAFSTMDVYMKKRYDLIPNLVETVKGYASHESQTLEKVTAARNAAMTASSIDEKLKNENALTGTLKSLFAVAESYPDLKANTNFMDLQRQLQTIEEDIANSRKYYNASVKNLNNKIEMFPSSIIAGMFHFEKKPYFEVSSQEERENVKVQF, via the coding sequence ATGATCGCAATCATTATAATCATTGCCATTATCGTCATTCTTGCCCTTGTTGTAATGGGCAGCTACAATGGCCTTGTCAAAACAAAAAACCAGGCGGAGGAAGCATTTTCCACCATGGACGTGTATATGAAAAAACGGTACGACCTGATCCCCAATCTGGTGGAAACCGTCAAGGGCTATGCAAGCCATGAATCCCAGACACTGGAAAAAGTAACCGCGGCCCGCAACGCAGCCATGACTGCTTCATCCATCGATGAAAAGCTGAAAAACGAAAACGCACTGACTGGCACCTTGAAAAGTCTGTTCGCCGTTGCTGAATCCTATCCGGATCTCAAGGCCAACACCAACTTCATGGATCTGCAGCGTCAGCTTCAGACCATTGAAGAAGACATTGCCAATTCACGGAAATACTACAACGCTTCTGTGAAAAACCTGAACAACAAAATTGAAATGTTCCCGAGCAGCATCATTGCAGGAATGTTCCATTTTGAAAAGAAACCTTATTTTGAAGTGTCTTCTCAGGAAGAGCGCGAAAACGTCAAAGTACAATTTTAA
- a CDS encoding DUF2207 domain-containing protein, with translation MKKKLPVLAALLLLLALVFPGAGLAREYFTIDSYDVTMNVQENHAYNVNEKINVTFSQPRHGLYRYIPYSGSYYRDIDGKPTETSYNARVSDIKVPGYNFDTDSENGSKVIKIGDEDEYVDGNQTYDISYTWDPGDDHISQFDDVYFNIIPAKWDTTIDSANFIINMPKEFDPSNLEFIVGGYGSTDTNAVTYTVDGNTIHGTLNRPLQANEGVTLNIRLPQGYFVGARTGNEWNPIVYIVSGLCLALAVVLWFRFGRDHKPLEPVMFYAPDKLTPAQVGTIIDGKTGNEEILSMIMYLADKGYLTIEQTSKKNFKFEKVQELPADALNFERTVMRALFPGGRTVSSMKDLEDTFYEDMQVAKAEVSGFFAEPQNKLFTPGSKTAQAFIHLACFLPLFIFGCVTGYRTEGYFDVFMVLIMGCLFGILPFAGLSFLTHTIETRQGMTTGSFTGRVIAGTLISATLLVIVLATGTVTFGTILMPLVPVVVSVITAFLGAFATKRTPQGNKWLGETLGFKNFIQTAELDRIKTLVDENPNYFFDVLPYAYVLGVTDKWAKRFESLAIEPPHWYRTYDSYSMFNTIYFTNALMHSMNAISTNITVPPNSGSGGFGGGGFTGGGGFSGGGGGGGGGGSW, from the coding sequence ATGAAAAAGAAACTGCCTGTACTGGCGGCGCTTCTGCTGTTGCTGGCGCTTGTGTTCCCAGGAGCCGGCCTGGCTAGGGAATACTTTACCATAGACAGCTATGATGTGACCATGAACGTACAGGAAAACCATGCCTACAATGTCAACGAGAAAATCAACGTTACCTTCAGCCAGCCACGGCACGGGCTTTACCGCTATATTCCCTACAGCGGAAGTTATTATCGTGATATTGACGGCAAACCGACTGAGACATCTTACAACGCCCGAGTCTCTGACATCAAGGTTCCAGGCTACAACTTTGACACCGATTCCGAAAACGGCAGCAAAGTCATTAAAATCGGCGATGAAGACGAATATGTTGACGGTAACCAGACCTATGATATTTCTTATACCTGGGACCCTGGTGATGACCATATCAGCCAGTTTGACGATGTTTACTTCAATATCATTCCTGCAAAATGGGATACTACCATTGACAGTGCAAACTTTATTATTAATATGCCCAAGGAATTCGACCCCTCAAACCTTGAGTTCATTGTGGGTGGCTATGGCAGTACTGATACTAACGCAGTAACCTACACCGTTGATGGCAATACCATTCACGGCACCCTTAATCGTCCACTGCAGGCCAATGAGGGCGTTACGCTCAATATCCGCCTGCCTCAGGGGTATTTTGTGGGTGCGCGTACCGGTAACGAATGGAATCCCATCGTCTATATTGTCTCCGGCCTGTGCCTGGCGCTCGCAGTTGTCCTGTGGTTCCGTTTTGGCCGTGACCATAAGCCACTGGAACCCGTCATGTTCTACGCGCCGGATAAGCTCACACCAGCCCAGGTTGGAACCATCATTGACGGCAAAACTGGCAATGAGGAAATCCTGTCTATGATCATGTATCTGGCAGATAAGGGTTATCTGACCATTGAGCAAACTAGCAAAAAGAACTTTAAATTTGAGAAGGTTCAGGAACTCCCGGCTGACGCTCTGAATTTTGAACGCACGGTTATGCGCGCCCTTTTTCCGGGCGGACGCACTGTCTCCAGCATGAAGGATCTGGAGGATACCTTTTACGAGGATATGCAGGTTGCCAAAGCGGAGGTCAGCGGCTTTTTCGCAGAACCCCAGAACAAGCTGTTCACTCCTGGCTCCAAGACAGCACAGGCCTTTATTCACCTGGCCTGCTTCCTTCCTCTGTTCATTTTCGGCTGTGTTACCGGCTATCGGACCGAGGGCTACTTTGATGTGTTCATGGTGCTGATCATGGGCTGTCTGTTCGGGATTCTTCCCTTTGCGGGGCTCAGCTTCCTGACCCACACCATCGAAACCCGGCAGGGCATGACCACAGGCTCCTTTACCGGACGTGTGATCGCAGGCACCCTGATCTCCGCTACCCTTCTGGTCATTGTGCTGGCCACAGGCACAGTCACCTTCGGCACGATTCTGATGCCGCTAGTGCCAGTGGTGGTATCTGTTATCACGGCGTTCCTGGGTGCCTTTGCCACCAAGCGGACACCACAGGGCAACAAGTGGCTCGGCGAGACCCTTGGCTTTAAAAACTTTATCCAGACCGCAGAGCTGGACCGCATCAAAACCTTAGTGGACGAAAACCCCAACTATTTCTTTGATGTGCTCCCCTATGCCTATGTGCTGGGCGTCACGGACAAATGGGCCAAACGATTTGAAAGCCTGGCCATCGAACCGCCACATTGGTACAGAACCTATGATTCCTACAGCATGTTCAATACGATTTATTTCACCAATGCCCTCATGCACAGCATGAACGCTATCTCAACCAACATTACCGTTCCACCGAACTCCGGTTCCGGCGGCTTCGGTGGCGGCGGTTTTACTGGCGGCGGCGGCTTCTCCGGTGGCGGTGGTGGTGGTGGCGGCGGCGGAAGCTGGTAA
- a CDS encoding bifunctional metallophosphatase/5'-nucleotidase, with protein sequence MKIKRMATVFLLLAFCLFWLAPAALAAGTENGDERELRVLFTHDLHSYILPYDVADGADGRTTMGGYARLATLIKENRTDSTVVLDAGDFSMGTLFNSIFKTHAPDLCLMGEMGFDATTIGNHEFDYGADGLAAALRSASRAQNRPAMLNSNMVFGDDPKSEEIKAAFDAYGSSATKIIERGGLKIGVFGMLSQVAQDYTVNYAPLSFDDTTETAKACVDSLKAQNADVIICLSHGGTNPDIEKSEDQQLAKAVPDIDVIVSGHTHTTLDTPITEGRTTIVGCGWRGERLGLLDLKLEADNTVKVDSYQLIENSRDVTMDPDIAASINTYKDVVQQEFLTPLGKSFDATAAVSDHNFATVDDLLGRFGNSDLGDIITDAYRYGAAQNGVDADISLVNAGLVRDTIYKGNLSESGIYNILSLGSGSDGSVGYSLVDFYLYGSELKTLCQIDVSMYPMMQEVQFSFSGLRYTYNDSRLPLDKVTGVETQNPDGTWTPLDEDRLYRVTTSQYLANMTGLMTKMSHGIITLAPRDKDGNPVSDTNTLIIHTPTGAEAKEWIALSDYIHSFPVGESGLRTIPASYNIAREVKTPVDNSLVTFFGNPSPIALAVYSIIAGLIVLIVIIILLIRRHHIRKHRV encoded by the coding sequence ATGAAAATCAAACGTATGGCCACAGTTTTTCTGCTTCTGGCTTTCTGCCTGTTTTGGCTGGCACCCGCCGCGCTGGCGGCCGGAACAGAAAATGGAGATGAGCGGGAGCTCCGGGTGCTCTTTACCCATGACCTCCACTCCTATATCCTGCCCTACGACGTGGCGGATGGAGCCGATGGCCGCACCACCATGGGCGGCTACGCCCGGCTGGCGACCCTGATTAAGGAAAACCGCACCGACAGCACCGTTGTGCTGGATGCGGGCGATTTTTCCATGGGCACTTTGTTCAACAGTATTTTTAAAACCCACGCTCCGGATTTATGCTTGATGGGCGAGATGGGCTTTGACGCCACCACCATCGGGAACCATGAATTTGACTATGGCGCTGATGGGCTCGCCGCCGCGCTGCGGTCAGCCTCCAGGGCGCAGAACCGGCCGGCCATGCTCAACTCAAACATGGTCTTTGGCGATGATCCCAAATCAGAGGAGATCAAAGCTGCCTTTGATGCCTATGGCAGCAGCGCCACAAAAATCATTGAGCGCGGCGGCCTGAAAATCGGGGTCTTTGGCATGCTCAGCCAGGTTGCCCAGGATTACACGGTCAATTATGCCCCTTTGAGCTTTGATGACACCACCGAGACTGCCAAGGCCTGTGTGGACAGCCTGAAAGCACAGAACGCAGATGTCATTATCTGCCTGTCCCACGGCGGCACCAATCCGGATATTGAAAAGTCTGAAGACCAGCAGCTTGCAAAAGCTGTGCCGGATATCGACGTCATTGTCAGCGGGCACACGCACACCACGCTGGATACGCCCATTACCGAGGGCCGCACCACCATTGTGGGCTGTGGCTGGCGCGGCGAGCGGCTGGGGCTTCTGGACCTGAAACTTGAAGCTGACAACACCGTGAAGGTGGACAGCTACCAGCTGATTGAAAACAGCCGGGACGTGACCATGGATCCGGACATCGCAGCGTCCATCAACACCTACAAAGATGTTGTTCAGCAGGAATTTTTAACACCGCTCGGCAAGAGCTTTGACGCCACCGCGGCCGTCTCCGACCACAATTTCGCCACTGTGGATGATCTGCTTGGGCGCTTTGGCAACTCCGACCTCGGCGATATTATCACCGATGCCTACCGCTACGGCGCTGCCCAGAACGGTGTGGACGCAGATATTTCCCTTGTCAACGCCGGCCTTGTCCGGGATACCATCTATAAAGGAAATCTGAGTGAATCAGGCATCTATAATATCCTCTCGCTGGGCTCAGGCTCTGACGGGAGTGTGGGCTATTCGCTGGTGGACTTTTATCTTTACGGCTCAGAACTTAAAACATTGTGCCAGATCGACGTCTCCATGTATCCCATGATGCAGGAGGTTCAGTTCTCCTTTTCCGGCCTGCGCTACACCTACAATGACAGCCGTCTCCCGCTGGATAAGGTGACAGGGGTGGAAACCCAAAACCCCGACGGCACCTGGACCCCCTTGGATGAAGACCGGCTGTACCGCGTAACCACCAGCCAGTATCTTGCCAATATGACCGGGCTCATGACCAAGATGTCGCATGGTATCATCACGCTGGCGCCCAGGGATAAGGACGGCAATCCAGTCTCAGACACCAACACGCTGATTATTCACACACCAACTGGCGCAGAGGCCAAGGAGTGGATCGCCCTGTCCGATTACATCCACTCCTTCCCGGTGGGCGAGAGCGGGCTGCGGACCATTCCTGCCAGCTACAACATTGCCCGGGAGGTCAAGACGCCAGTGGATAACTCATTGGTCACTTTCTTTGGCAATCCCTCCCCCATTGCCCTGGCAGTTTACAGCATCATCGCGGGGCTGATTGTGCTGATCGTCATCATTATTCTCCTCATACGCCGCCATCACATCAGAAAACACAGAGTCTGA
- a CDS encoding PepSY domain-containing protein, whose amino-acid sequence MKKLTMIALMLGMSLMILSGCGGSPSSNAAPTPTAAPTATAAPSSTSTATPTAGSGTAAISGDQAKATALQHAGLAESSVWGLKVEQGTENGRNVYEVDFKYDGKDYDYDIDAMTGEIVKYDIDIDD is encoded by the coding sequence ATGAAAAAACTGACAATGATTGCATTGATGCTGGGAATGTCACTGATGATTTTATCCGGCTGCGGAGGCTCACCATCGAGCAACGCCGCACCAACTCCAACAGCGGCTCCCACAGCAACCGCAGCGCCAAGCTCTACATCTACGGCCACACCAACAGCAGGCAGCGGAACAGCCGCGATCTCTGGAGATCAGGCGAAGGCTACTGCGCTGCAGCACGCCGGATTAGCAGAGTCGAGTGTGTGGGGATTAAAAGTTGAACAGGGTACCGAAAACGGGCGCAATGTTTATGAAGTAGATTTCAAATATGATGGAAAAGATTATGATTATGACATTGACGCCATGACCGGTGAAATTGTTAAATATGATATTGATATTGATGATTGA
- a CDS encoding leucine-rich repeat domain-containing protein: MVKQKRLISRLLSMFLVFLLLCAIIPAGASAQENGKEEKQMWEVPEETAPVSEKLDTPLEGEQSNVQEIGEPSLKQENTIFPTDMRTDENGEAELTLPIEKPEKSALTSIADEDYEYDTENHKLTVYTNEGTNKWRSEVPDIKGAVITLEIMKGVTAIEDEAFFGCTSLNEVLIADTVENIGPKGFAYCTSLKQISIPSSVKEIGKLAFSVCNSLAEIYLSEGLEYIGERAFLGCPMENIVLPEGIKIIKDRAFVDCKNLKSITIPEGVNFIDGGIFAGCLSLETVNLPETATQIAGGAFYKCISLKTINIPENIMSLGMGTFAGCASLETINIPLKVTVLDESVFQDCASLESIEIPKDVVKIAESAFEGCTRLSSITMKPMTPPDIDEYIFENLPENYKIFVPAGTVEIYKTSQGWSEYKDHICEKVQFKDLKANGESEKETTTELTLVFDQDIKGLTLDDITLKGGAKVKLIQDKESGVYKLKIKDISVKNNEEVNVKVQKDGYCINPNDKDVGVYVKKTSSDDPKPSDDSKSDSGKKSGKNVKTGIVDTKAGAYCAVFILSIAGIAALGFKRKINL, encoded by the coding sequence ATGGTCAAACAAAAAAGATTAATCTCCCGGCTGTTGTCAATGTTTTTGGTGTTCTTACTGTTGTGTGCGATAATACCGGCAGGGGCATCTGCCCAGGAAAATGGGAAAGAAGAAAAGCAGATGTGGGAAGTACCGGAAGAAACGGCGCCTGTTTCTGAAAAGTTAGACACGCCACTAGAAGGTGAGCAGTCAAATGTTCAAGAAATTGGTGAACCGTCATTAAAACAGGAAAATACCATTTTTCCGACGGATATGCGGACCGATGAAAATGGCGAAGCTGAATTGACGCTTCCCATTGAGAAACCAGAAAAGAGTGCTCTAACAAGTATTGCCGACGAAGATTACGAATATGATACTGAAAATCATAAGCTTACAGTGTATACGAATGAAGGCACCAACAAGTGGAGAAGTGAAGTTCCCGATATAAAAGGAGCTGTAATTACGTTGGAAATTATGAAAGGTGTTACTGCGATCGAAGACGAAGCCTTTTTTGGATGTACCAGCCTAAACGAGGTGTTGATTGCAGATACTGTTGAAAATATTGGGCCTAAAGGTTTTGCCTATTGTACTAGCCTGAAGCAGATTAGTATTCCATCCAGTGTAAAGGAAATTGGAAAACTGGCTTTTTCTGTTTGCAATAGTCTGGCAGAGATTTATTTATCTGAAGGTCTTGAGTACATAGGAGAACGGGCGTTTTTAGGATGTCCTATGGAAAATATCGTCCTGCCCGAAGGCATAAAGATAATAAAAGACAGGGCTTTTGTAGACTGTAAGAATCTGAAATCAATCACCATTCCAGAAGGTGTTAATTTCATTGATGGAGGAATCTTTGCAGGTTGCCTGAGTCTGGAGACCGTTAATTTACCCGAAACGGCTACGCAAATCGCTGGAGGAGCATTTTATAAATGTATAAGTCTGAAAACAATTAATATTCCAGAAAATATCATGAGTCTTGGAATGGGAACTTTTGCAGGGTGTGCTAGTCTTGAAACGATAAATATTCCCCTAAAGGTGACAGTATTGGATGAGTCCGTTTTTCAAGATTGCGCCAGCCTGGAATCGATTGAAATTCCAAAAGATGTCGTAAAGATCGCGGAATCCGCTTTTGAAGGTTGTACTCGTCTTTCGTCAATCACAATGAAACCAATGACACCCCCTGACATTGATGAATATATTTTTGAAAACCTGCCGGAAAACTATAAAATTTTTGTGCCAGCTGGTACGGTTGAGATTTATAAAACATCCCAGGGCTGGTCGGAATATAAAGATCATATCTGCGAAAAAGTCCAATTTAAGGATCTGAAAGCCAACGGAGAATCCGAAAAAGAAACAACCACCGAGCTGACTCTGGTTTTTGACCAAGATATTAAGGGTCTGACTCTGGATGATATTACACTGAAAGGCGGCGCAAAAGTAAAACTGATCCAGGATAAGGAGTCTGGTGTTTACAAGCTCAAAATCAAGGATATTAGCGTCAAAAATAATGAAGAGGTCAATGTTAAGGTTCAAAAAGACGGATATTGCATCAACCCTAATGATAAAGATGTGGGCGTATATGTAAAAAAAACATCCTCTGATGACCCAAAACCATCAGACGACTCGAAATCCGATTCTGGTAAAAAAAGCGGCAAAAATGTTAAAACTGGTATTGTCGATACGAAAGCAGGCGCTTACTGCGCAGTGTTTATACTGAGTATTGCTGGGATTGCGGCATTAGGCTTTAAGCGAAAAATAAATCTATAA
- a CDS encoding bifunctional diguanylate cyclase/phosphodiesterase, whose product MTLEDQLTYLESHDALTGLYNWQKYQKTLKVLEKKMPKSVGFVYLDINGLQSINRNFGYDYGDIILKKIAGILQKCFKKAGIYRIGGDEFLAMVIDQNRNAFQKMVSAARQTFAIEMKGIVSIGCSFEDCDIDILKLTQHASEQKYVDKQAYFRQLAAGVQSRNTDMLKWLLEELENRKFEMYLQPKGRVETLEVVGAEALVRYINPEGEVVQPGKFIPMLEQEGIIKYIDLFIFEEVCGLLDRWQRQKRKPLPISLNFSRLTLMDQELLVQMQKISNGYSFPKRYITIEVTESVGEMELFDMVQPIKEMGFGVSLDDFGTSYSSIIMLVQMDYNAIKLDRSLVLTLIYNRKSRIVAQHIIETCRELGSISIAEGVENFEQLNILKKLGCDWIQGYLLSEPVPVEEFEKYERKE is encoded by the coding sequence ATGACGCTGGAAGATCAACTGACCTATCTGGAAAGCCACGATGCCCTCACCGGCCTTTATAACTGGCAAAAATATCAAAAAACGTTGAAAGTATTGGAAAAAAAGATGCCAAAGTCTGTTGGATTTGTCTATCTTGACATTAATGGACTTCAAAGTATTAACCGGAATTTCGGATACGACTATGGCGATATTATATTAAAAAAAATTGCAGGAATTTTACAGAAATGTTTTAAAAAAGCAGGAATATACAGGATTGGCGGAGATGAATTTTTGGCTATGGTTATCGACCAGAACCGAAACGCGTTTCAAAAAATGGTCAGCGCAGCCAGACAGACCTTTGCCATAGAAATGAAAGGGATTGTCTCTATAGGGTGCAGTTTTGAGGACTGTGATATTGATATTCTGAAGTTGACACAGCATGCCAGTGAACAAAAATATGTGGATAAGCAAGCATATTTCAGGCAGTTGGCTGCTGGTGTCCAAAGCCGGAATACCGATATGCTGAAATGGCTGTTGGAGGAGCTTGAAAACCGGAAGTTTGAAATGTACCTGCAACCAAAGGGGAGGGTTGAAACGCTGGAAGTGGTTGGAGCAGAAGCATTGGTGCGGTATATAAACCCGGAAGGAGAAGTCGTTCAGCCTGGAAAATTTATTCCCATGTTGGAGCAGGAGGGAATTATTAAATATATTGACCTTTTTATTTTTGAGGAGGTCTGTGGGCTGTTGGATCGGTGGCAGCGCCAGAAGCGAAAACCGCTGCCGATTTCCCTTAATTTTTCAAGACTAACTTTAATGGATCAGGAATTGTTGGTGCAGATGCAGAAAATTAGCAATGGGTATAGTTTTCCGAAGCGCTATATTACGATTGAGGTGACCGAGAGTGTTGGGGAAATGGAGCTGTTCGATATGGTGCAGCCCATAAAGGAAATGGGTTTTGGCGTTTCTTTGGACGATTTTGGAACCAGCTACAGCAGTATTATCATGCTTGTCCAGATGGATTACAATGCTATCAAGCTGGACCGCAGCCTCGTACTGACATTGATTTATAACCGGAAAAGCCGTATTGTAGCTCAACATATTATCGAAACCTGCCGGGAACTGGGAAGCATTAGCATTGCTGAAGGCGTTGAGAACTTCGAGCAGCTAAACATTCTGAAAAAACTGGGGTGCGACTGGATCCAGGGCTATCTGCTTAGCGAGCCGGTTCCAGTAGAAGAGTTTGAAAAATATGAAAGAAAAGAATAG
- a CDS encoding DUF2804 domain-containing protein, with protein sequence MGTQHEVTRKQPLLNANGRIEEPGWAKQLVWDYNRDCIAAPWYRRKEWDYYLVGDGQTGVAFTLSDLGYAGMASVSFLNYRDWTEHTETIVEPLPRGKYGLGCCSDRGSCGVTHPKIRLSYTAEKNKRRIYCYFPEFWEGKALEADIVLYEPNMDTMCIATPWAEKPTAFYYNQKINCMPACGWVKLGDEKHRFTPDSAMGVLDWGRGVWTYDNTWYWGTGSGWHDGESFGFNLGYGFSDRSSASENMVFYRNRAHKLDEVTFMIPRDESGGYAFMEPWYLTSNDGRFVGSFIPRMDRQANINLLAVRSVQHQVFGFFSGKVVLNGGEILEIKDFLCAVEVIHNMY encoded by the coding sequence ATGGGGACACAGCATGAAGTGACAAGGAAACAGCCCTTGCTAAACGCAAATGGGCGGATAGAAGAACCGGGCTGGGCAAAGCAGCTGGTGTGGGACTACAACCGTGACTGCATTGCGGCGCCCTGGTACAGGCGCAAGGAATGGGATTACTATCTGGTAGGCGACGGGCAGACTGGTGTGGCCTTCACCCTCTCCGATCTGGGCTACGCGGGCATGGCGAGCGTATCTTTCCTGAATTATAGGGATTGGACAGAGCATACCGAAACCATTGTGGAGCCGCTGCCAAGAGGGAAATACGGGTTAGGCTGTTGTTCGGACAGAGGGAGCTGTGGTGTCACGCACCCCAAAATCCGGTTGTCCTACACAGCGGAAAAAAATAAGCGCCGTATCTACTGCTATTTCCCTGAATTTTGGGAGGGAAAGGCATTGGAGGCGGATATTGTGCTCTACGAGCCGAATATGGATACCATGTGCATTGCGACGCCCTGGGCAGAAAAGCCAACGGCCTTTTACTATAATCAGAAGATCAACTGTATGCCCGCCTGCGGCTGGGTAAAGCTCGGAGATGAAAAACACCGTTTTACACCGGACAGCGCCATGGGTGTGCTGGACTGGGGAAGAGGTGTCTGGACCTATGACAATACCTGGTACTGGGGAACTGGCAGTGGATGGCATGATGGCGAGTCCTTTGGCTTTAACCTGGGCTACGGCTTTTCGGACCGCAGCAGTGCCAGCGAGAACATGGTATTTTACCGTAACCGTGCCCACAAGCTGGACGAGGTCACCTTTATGATTCCCAGAGACGAGTCGGGCGGCTATGCTTTTATGGAGCCCTGGTATCTGACCTCAAATGACGGCCGTTTCGTGGGAAGTTTTATTCCCAGAATGGATCGTCAGGCTAACATCAACCTGCTGGCCGTCAGAAGCGTGCAGCACCAGGTGTTTGGCTTCTTCAGCGGAAAAGTGGTGCTGAATGGCGGAGAAATTCTGGAGATAAAGGATTTCCTGTGTGCTGTTGAGGTGATTCACAATATGTATTAA
- a CDS encoding LytR/AlgR family response regulator transcription factor — protein sequence MVITIHILATDDERLALKSLMNALEQVFPQAEICGFQKSQEALDYAERLCSENKISLDFAFLDVEMPEMTGIELAAKLKKICPEVCIFFVTGFTNYAYDAYRLHAKGYILKPVSAELIKEDLANLKKLPSFEMPIDPEPEKRVYIRTFGTFDIFVDQKPLVFSRTRAKELLAYLVDRRGSGVSLADICTVLFEDQSGKRANKKYAQNFISSLKQGLEKAGVSNILIKKWNYLALDIEKVDCDYYRFLEGDIAAVNNFYGEYMSNYTWAEFTVGFLNDKKSNA from the coding sequence ATGGTGATCACTATACACATATTAGCAACTGATGATGAACGGCTAGCTCTAAAAAGCCTCATGAATGCATTGGAACAGGTTTTCCCACAAGCCGAAATTTGTGGTTTTCAAAAATCTCAGGAAGCACTTGATTATGCCGAAAGACTTTGCTCTGAAAATAAGATATCTCTTGATTTTGCTTTTCTGGATGTAGAAATGCCTGAAATGACTGGTATTGAACTGGCAGCCAAATTAAAAAAAATCTGTCCGGAGGTTTGTATTTTTTTCGTCACTGGCTTTACCAATTATGCCTACGATGCCTATCGGCTTCACGCCAAGGGTTATATTTTAAAACCTGTCTCTGCCGAGCTCATAAAGGAAGATCTTGCAAATCTAAAAAAACTTCCTAGCTTTGAAATGCCCATCGATCCGGAGCCGGAAAAGCGTGTTTACATCAGAACCTTCGGCACCTTTGACATCTTTGTGGATCAAAAGCCGCTGGTCTTTTCCCGGACACGTGCTAAGGAGCTTCTGGCCTATCTGGTGGATCGCAGAGGCAGCGGCGTTTCTCTCGCAGACATCTGCACGGTTTTATTTGAAGACCAATCCGGAAAGCGAGCCAATAAAAAATATGCTCAAAACTTTATCTCAAGTCTCAAGCAAGGTCTTGAAAAAGCTGGTGTCAGCAATATTCTGATTAAAAAATGGAACTATCTTGCTCTCGATATCGAGAAGGTCGATTGTGATTATTATCGCTTTCTGGAGGGCGATATCGCTGCAGTCAACAATTTTTATGGTGAATATATGAGCAACTATACCTGGGCGGAATTTACAGTCGGCTTTCTGAACGATAAAAAAAGCAATGCTTAA
- a CDS encoding PLP-dependent cysteine synthase family protein translates to MQQIHDNILETIGRTPMVRLNHLSPNPGVEIIAKVEGFNPTGSIKDRIALKMIEQAEEEGTLTKDKTIIEPTSGNTGIGLAMIGAVKGYDVEIVMSEAVSIERRKMIQAFGAKVTLTAPDKGTDGAICRVRELLAENPDKYFNPNQFSNEYNKLAHYTTTAEEIWEQTDGKVTHMVSSLGTSGTIMGIGMGLKSHNPDVQIVEAHPVKGHYIQGLKNMEEAIVPAIYDPDKIDTHIMVESEIAFDYARQIVMKEGIFVGMSSGAAMYAACEVAKTLDSGLIVVIFPDRGEKYLSTDLFKL, encoded by the coding sequence ATGCAGCAGATTCACGACAATATTTTAGAGACCATCGGACGCACCCCCATGGTGCGCCTCAACCACTTAAGCCCAAACCCTGGGGTAGAAATCATCGCCAAGGTAGAGGGGTTCAACCCCACAGGCAGCATCAAGGACCGAATCGCTCTCAAGATGATCGAACAGGCCGAAGAGGAAGGCACGCTGACAAAGGATAAAACCATCATCGAACCCACCTCTGGAAACACCGGTATCGGCCTGGCCATGATCGGCGCTGTCAAGGGCTATGATGTGGAAATCGTGATGAGCGAGGCTGTTTCCATCGAGCGGCGCAAGATGATTCAGGCTTTTGGCGCCAAGGTCACCCTGACCGCTCCGGACAAGGGTACTGACGGCGCGATCTGCCGGGTACGGGAGCTGCTCGCGGAAAATCCGGACAAATATTTTAACCCGAACCAGTTCAGCAACGAATACAACAAGCTGGCACACTACACCACCACCGCCGAAGAAATCTGGGAACAGACCGACGGAAAGGTCACTCATATGGTTTCATCGCTCGGGACCTCAGGCACCATCATGGGCATCGGCATGGGCCTTAAAAGCCATAACCCGGATGTTCAGATCGTGGAGGCCCACCCGGTAAAGGGCCATTACATCCAGGGGCTTAAAAATATGGAGGAGGCCATTGTTCCCGCCATTTATGACCCGGATAAAATCGACACCCACATCATGGTAGAGTCTGAGATCGCCTTTGATTACGCCAGACAGATTGTGATGAAGGAGGGCATCTTCGTGGGCATGAGCAGCGGCGCGGCCATGTATGCGGCCTGCGAGGTCGCAAAAACTCTGGATTCGGGGCTGATTGTCGTCATCTTCCCAGACAGGGGAGAAAAATACTTAAGTACGGATTTATTTAAGCTGTGA